A stretch of Planctomycetota bacterium DNA encodes these proteins:
- the rpmG gene encoding 50S ribosomal protein L33 yields the protein MREYVTLECTSCGARNYRTQMETRGEAKLRLKKYCPRERKHTEHRERKK from the coding sequence ATGCGAGAGTACGTGACGCTGGAATGCACGAGTTGCGGAGCCCGCAACTACCGGACGCAGATGGAGACGCGCGGCGAAGCGAAGTTGCGGCTGAAGAAATACTGCCCGCGCGAACGGAAACACACGGAGCACCGGGAGCGGAAGAAGTAG
- the secE gene encoding preprotein translocase subunit SecE: protein MGFQLYKSGQGRYLRGGTGVSAALVDLVFCYYLWTLLSRYLAENAYKPYLEYGIPAVVFVVLGVAVFFYVNKPNVVDFLVATETEMKKVSWSSRAELVGSTAVVIITVFALALFIYTADTIFIYVFRNGLRLW from the coding sequence GTGGGGTTTCAACTGTATAAGAGCGGTCAGGGACGTTACCTGCGAGGCGGGACCGGCGTTTCCGCGGCGCTCGTGGACCTCGTGTTTTGCTACTACCTCTGGACGCTGCTGAGCCGGTACTTGGCGGAGAACGCCTACAAGCCATACCTGGAGTACGGCATCCCGGCGGTGGTGTTTGTAGTGTTGGGCGTGGCGGTGTTCTTTTATGTGAATAAGCCGAACGTGGTGGACTTTCTGGTGGCCACCGAGACGGAGATGAAGAAGGTCTCCTGGTCGAGCCGGGCGGAACTGGTGGGCTCGACGGCGGTGGTGATCATAACGGTGTTTGCGCTGGCGCTGTTCATCTACACGGCGGACACGATTTTCATTTACGTCTTTAGGAACGGCCTGAGGCTGTGGTGA
- the nusG gene encoding transcription termination/antitermination protein NusG, whose amino-acid sequence MVTRVMAKNWYVLRVQSNKEETVRETLDRKVKMEGAEDLLSQVVVPTEKVSTMKGGRRRVAERKLYPGYVFVQMEIEADGSIPEKLWFLIRETAGVGDFIGTEGKPTAMKPHEVDKLLGEVERSADETPTLRVNYAQGDQVRIKHGPFEDREGTVDEMLLDKGLVRVIVEIFGRPNPVELEYWKVEPV is encoded by the coding sequence GTGGTGACGCGCGTCATGGCGAAGAACTGGTACGTGCTGCGGGTGCAGTCAAACAAGGAAGAGACGGTCCGCGAGACCCTCGACCGGAAGGTCAAGATGGAGGGCGCGGAGGACCTGCTCTCGCAGGTCGTCGTGCCGACGGAGAAGGTTTCGACGATGAAGGGCGGCCGGCGGCGTGTGGCGGAACGGAAGTTGTACCCCGGCTATGTGTTCGTCCAGATGGAGATCGAAGCGGACGGGAGCATTCCGGAGAAGTTGTGGTTTCTGATCCGCGAGACGGCGGGCGTGGGCGACTTCATCGGGACGGAAGGCAAGCCCACGGCCATGAAGCCGCACGAAGTGGATAAACTGCTGGGCGAGGTGGAGCGATCGGCCGATGAAACGCCGACCCTCCGCGTCAATTACGCCCAGGGCGACCAGGTGCGGATCAAGCATGGGCCGTTCGAGGACCGCGAGGGAACGGTGGACGAGATGCTGCTGGACAAGGGCCTGGTGCGTGTGATCGTGGAGATTTTCGGCCGGCCGAACCCCGTCGAGTTGGAATACTGGAAAGTCGAGCCGGTGTGA